The Procambarus clarkii isolate CNS0578487 chromosome 91, FALCON_Pclarkii_2.0, whole genome shotgun sequence genome includes a region encoding these proteins:
- the LOC138359539 gene encoding methyl-accepting chemotaxis protein 2-like, protein MGCCICGHLVYVWQHPELCARLESREAPGPTRSLVSKHFPVAEVRKGVRLQQTFAAEQVASAAELVASAAEQVASGAEQVASAAEQVASAAKQVASAAEQVASAAEQVASAAEQVASAAEQVASAAEQVASPAEQVASAAEARYWAVTGAEWSQCC, encoded by the exons ATGGGATGCTGCATCTGCGGTCATCTCGTCTACGTGTGGCAGCATCCAGAGCTGTGTGCCCGTCTGGAGTCCCGAG AAGCTCCTGGGCCGACACGGAGCCTGGTCTCCAAGCACTTTCCTGTTGCTGAGGTACGCAAGGGTGTCAGACTTCAACAGACCTTTGCTGCTGAGCAGGTTGCGTCAGCTGCTGAGCTGGTTGCGTCAGCTGCTGAGCAGGTTGCGTCAGGTGCTGAGCAGGTTGCGTCAGCTGCTGAGCAGGTTGCGTCAGCTGCTAAGCAGGTTGCGTCAGCTGCTGAGCAGGTTGCGTCAGCTGCTGAGCAGGTTGCGTCAGCTGCTGAGCAGGTTGCGTCAGCTGCTGAGCAGGTTGCGTCAGCTGCTGAGCAGGTTGCGTCACCTGCTGAGCAGGTTGCGTCAGCTGCTGAAGCCCGATACtgggctgttactggtgctgaGTGGTCGCAGTGCTGTTAG
- the LOC138359541 gene encoding uncharacterized protein — translation MNVEQDGSRSNREQQDGSRSNREQQDGSRSNREQQDGSRSNREQQDGSRSNREQQAGSRSNREQQDGSRSNREQQDGSRSNREQQAGSRSNREQQDGSRSNREQQMEIGQTEENRMEVGQTENNRMEVDQTENNRLEVGQRENNRMEVGQTENNRMEVGQTENNRMEVGLTESNRWK, via the coding sequence ATGAACGTGGAACAGGATGGAAGTAGGTCTAACAGAGAGCAACAGGATGGAAGTAGATCAAACAGAGAACAACAGGATGGAAGTAGGTCAAACAGAGAACAACAGGATGGAAGTAGGTCAAACAGAGAACAACAGGATGGAAGTAGGTCAAACAGAGAACAACAGGCTGGAAGTAGGTCAAACAGAGAACAACAGGATGGAAGTAGGTCAAACAGAGAACAACAGGATGGAAGTAGGTCAAACAGAGAACAACAGGCTGGAAGTAGGTCAAACAGAGAACAACAGGATGGAAGTAGGTCTAACAGAGAGCAACAGATGGAAATAGGTCAAACAGAGGAGAACAGGATGGAAGTAGGTCAAACAGAGAACAACAGGATGGAAGTAGATCAAACAGAGAACAACAGGCTGGAAGTAGGTCAAAGAGAGAACAACAGGATGGAAGTAGGTCAAACAGAGAACAACAGGATGGAAGTAGGTCAAACAGAGAACAACAGGATGGAAGTAGGTCTAACAGAGAGCAACAGATGGAAATAG
- the LOC138359542 gene encoding GATA zinc finger domain-containing protein 4-like: protein MEVGQTENNRMEVDQTENNRLEVGQRENNRMEVGQTENNRMEVGQTENNRMEVGQTENNRLEVGQTENNRMEVGQTENNRMEVGQTENNRLEVGQTENNRLEVGQTENNRMEVGQTENNRMEVGQTENNRLEVGQTENNRLEVGQTENNRKNRTIQIWLM, encoded by the coding sequence ATGGAAGTAGGTCAAACAGAGAACAACAGGATGGAAGTAGATCAAACAGAGAACAACAGGCTGGAAGTAGGTCAAAGAGAGAACAACAGGATGGAAGTAGGTCAAACAGAGAACAACAGGATGGAAGTAGGTCAAACAGAGAACAACAGGATGGAAGTAGGTCAAACAGAGAACAACAGGCTGGAAGTAGGTCAAACAGAGAACAACAGGATGGAAGTAGGTCAAACAGAGAACAACAGGATGGAAGTAGGTCAAACAGAGAACAACAGGCTGGAAGTAGGTCAAACAGAGAACAACAGGCTGGAAGTAGGTCAAACAGAGAACAACAGGATGGAAGTAGGTCAAACAGAGAACAACAGGATGGAAGTAGGTCAAACAGAGAACAACAGGCTGGAAGTAGGTCAAACAGAGAACAACAGGCTGGAAGTAGGTCAAACAGAGAACAACAGGAAAAACAGAACCATACAAATATGGCTAATGTAA
- the LOC138359543 gene encoding serine/arginine-rich splicing factor 4-like has protein sequence MKSRSLANRHRSLKMKSRSQPNRHRSLKMKSRSLANRHRSLKTKSRSLANRHRSLKMKSRSQPNRHRRLKTKSRSLANRHRSLKTKSRSQPNRHRSLKTKSRSLSNCYRSLKTGNTKL, from the coding sequence ATGAAGTCTCGAAGTCTGGCCAATCGTCATCGAAGTCTCAAGATGAAGTCTCGAAGTCAGCCCAATCGTCATCGAAGTCTCAAGATGAAGTCTCGAAGTCTGGCCAATCGCCATCGAAGTCTCAAGACGAAGTCTCGAAGTCTGGCCAATCGCCATCGAAGTCTCAAGATGAAGTCTCGAAGTCAGCCCAATCGCCATCGAAGGCTCAAGACGAAGTCTCGAAGTCTGGCCAATCGCCATCGAAGTCTCAAGACGAAGTCTCGAAGTCAGCCCAATCGCCATCGAAGTCTCAAGACGAAGTCTCGAAGTCTAAGCAATTGCTATCGTAGTCTCAAGACGGGAAACACAAAACTTTAA